A stretch of DNA from Bacteroidales bacterium:
TGGGCACCAAAGGTGCTCGACGTTCTGCAGGGTATCTGTTTTCTTCACGAATAGCTAATGTTTTCATACTTAGTTGTTTAATATTTTCAAACTTGGAAATTCATTATGCTATAGTACAAAAAAAGCTGCAAAAGCAGCTTCTGTGACTCCGGAGGGACTCAAACCCCCAACCTTCTGATCCGTAGTCAGATGCTCTATTCAATTGAGCTACGGAGCCATTTGTCTTTGCAAAAATAAAATATTTTTAAATTCTACAATGGTGTATTTTTGTTTTTTAATTTTTAACATGGCAGCAGTTATAGTAAATATTATCAATGGAAGTATTACTATTAAAAAACAACCAGTTCTTGAAAACATTACGATCACCATTGAGGAAGGGGATTTCTGGTATTTTCTAGGTAGGACTGGAAGTGGAAAAACAAGCTTATTGAAAGCTTTATATGGAGAAATAGCTATCACTGCGGAAAAGGCTGAAGTTGCTGGATTTAATCTACTTAAACTAAAACAAAAACAAATTCCGTATTTAAGAAGGAAAATGGGAATGGTTTTTCAAGATTTTCAACTTTTATCAGATAGAAGTATTTACAAAAATCTTGAATTTGTTTTACAAGCTACAGGATGGAACAAAAAAAATCAAATTGAAAAACGCATCATTGAAGTATTGGAAATGGTCGATATGCTCTCTCATATTCACAAAATGCCACATCAATTATCTGGCGGAGAACAACAGAAGGTTTGCATAGCAAGGGCATTACTCAACATGCCAACGTTGCTTTTGTTTGATGAACCTACTGGTAACCTCGATCCTATTTCCTCAGAAGAAGTATTAAAAATAATCATGAATCTCAAACAGCTCGGAAAAACCATCATCATGGCTACCCACGATGTTCTCATGGTCGAAAAATTTCCTGCATCCATTGCATGGTTTCATGATCGTAGTATTTCTGTTCTTAAGAAAAGCGATTTGAGTTCTATTTTAAATTCATATCAATAAAATCGAAAAACAAAAGCTTTTTATATTTGTCATTGAAAAACAACATCAGTGATTTTTAAAAATAAAAGTATTTGGATTGGCATTTCATTTGTTGTAGCTTTCTTCCTACTTTATTGGGGTATTAATTTTTTAAAAGGCAAGAATGTTTTTACTGAAAAAATTACTCTTTATGCCGAATACAATAACATTGCTGGTTTATCAGTAGCCAATCCTGTTATTTTAAAGGGTTATAAAGTTGGACAAGTTGATAAGATAGAATTTAAAGAAAATAATCCTGAAATTATAGTGGTAAGATTTGTTATTACAAAACAAGTGAATATTCCTAAAAATTCAATTGCTAGGATTACTTCTTACGATCTGCTCGGCAGTAAAGCTATAGAAATTATTCCTGGGAATAGTCCTTCTGTAGTTTCTTCAGGTGATTTTCTAATTGGCGAGATCGCCATGGACCTTAAACAAGAAGTGAGCATGCAGATCCTTCCTCTCAAATATAAAGCTGAGGAACTTTTATCTTCTTTCGATAGTGTTCTGACGGCTCTCCGGCTTATCTTCAATGAGCAATCTCAACAGAATATCAGATCTTCTCTCGAAAGTATCAGAAAAACCCTTTCGTCTATTGAGCATTCCTCCTATACCCTTGATACACTGCTCACAACCGAAAAAAATAGATTAAAGATGATA
This window harbors:
- a CDS encoding ATP-binding cassette domain-containing protein, which codes for MAAVIVNIINGSITIKKQPVLENITITIEEGDFWYFLGRTGSGKTSLLKALYGEIAITAEKAEVAGFNLLKLKQKQIPYLRRKMGMVFQDFQLLSDRSIYKNLEFVLQATGWNKKNQIEKRIIEVLEMVDMLSHIHKMPHQLSGGEQQKVCIARALLNMPTLLLFDEPTGNLDPISSEEVLKIIMNLKQLGKTIIMATHDVLMVEKFPASIAWFHDRSISVLKKSDLSSILNSYQ
- a CDS encoding MlaD family protein — protein: MIFKNKSIWIGISFVVAFFLLYWGINFLKGKNVFTEKITLYAEYNNIAGLSVANPVILKGYKVGQVDKIEFKENNPEIIVVRFVITKQVNIPKNSIARITSYDLLGSKAIEIIPGNSPSVVSSGDFLIGEIAMDLKQEVSMQILPLKYKAEELLSSFDSVLTALRLIFNEQSQQNIRSSLESIRKTLSSIEHSSYTLDTLLTTEKNRLKMILYNVESITQNLKNNNELITQIFRNLHQITDSLTRVKFVETISNANQTIYQFNEIAYKINSGNGSIALLLNNDSLYRNLQKSLEDLDLLIQDLRLNPHRYVHFSLIGPIQKQNKYKPRTSVR